In Triticum aestivum cultivar Chinese Spring chromosome 5B, IWGSC CS RefSeq v2.1, whole genome shotgun sequence, the following proteins share a genomic window:
- the LOC123116707 gene encoding uncharacterized protein: MKRLQREMQPAKAKPAPEPRTKGVAALAPALAAEAFTPRELDAAEQLIHLSGSSASSGTTGAHPVAYAAASGVSSPRSVNGLQAPAPGAVFLGGSGDREEEEEQEVAGSQRRAKRYRLIAEIYAATEEIGGRSGRMNRKD; the protein is encoded by the coding sequence ATGAAAAGACTACAGCGCGAGATGCAGCCGGCGAAGGCGAAGCCGGCGCCGGAGCCGAGGACCAAGGGCGTCGCGGCGCTTGCGCCGGCGCTGGCGGCGGAGGCCTTCACGCCGCGCGAGCTCGACGCGGCGGAGCAGCTCATCCATCTCAGCGGGAGCAGCGCGTCCTCGGGCACCACGGGCGCCCACCCCGTCGCCTACGCCGCGGCCTCGGGCGTCTCCTCCCCGCGCTCCGTCAACGGACTGCAGGCGCCGGCGCCGGGCGCGGTTTTCCTTGGCGGTTCCGGGGaccgggaggaagaggaggagcaggaggtggccgggagccAGCGGAGGGCGAAGCGGTACCGCCTGATCGCCGAGATCTACGCCGCGACGGAGGAAATCGGAGGCCGCAGCGGCCGGATGAACAGAAAGGATTAG